CCCGTCCGATCAAAGACAGAACCCGGGATCAAAATGAAATCAAGCGCTGTTGGCTCGACCTTCGTTGCCGGGCAGTCCGGCGGCTCCAGAATACCGTAATTGCTGTTCACAAGATCTGCCCAGGATTTGATTCTATGTGCTTCCAGGCGGCGATCTTCAGGATGACAGCGAGGCACCGCAACCAGCTTGCCGCTCGACCAAGCCAGTTCAATCAACGCCCGGGTATCGATTTCACTGCGAAAAGAAACAAACAGCATCACGTCTTTAGCCTGCTGCCATTGCGGCAGGGCTGCCAAACGCTGTGCCACAGCGGCGGCGGCGGCAGCTCTCGTTTCATTCGACAGGCTGTCACGCAGGCTTAAAATGCGGCTGCGCAGTTCCTTGTCCTCCATTACAGCACCTTCTTCTTTTCTTGCACAGCCGCTATCGCTTCACCCAGCTGTAAATCCGGATAAGCATTCAAATAGTAATCGGCTGTTTCTCCGCGCAGGTATTTGTAATAACCAGCGGCAGCAATCATAGCACCGTTATCCGTGCAGAGCGTCAAAGACGGAACCGAGAAAGAAATTTGGTAAAGATCGGCAATTTCATGCATGGCTTTGCGCAGCGCTTGGTTGGCCGCTACGCCGCCGGCCAGCATAAAAGACGCATAGCGATGCCGGCTCATTTCCCTTTCCACATTCGCCAGCAGGGATTGCACAACCGTCTGCTGAAAAGAGGCAGCCAAATCAGCCAGATTGAAAACCTCGCCGTTTTGTTCCGCCTTATGGTGTAAATTAATCACCGTTGTCTTTAACCCACTGAACGACCATTCCTGGTGTTCATTGATGCTGGCCAAAGGCAGGGTATAAGCATTCGGATTGCCTGCTTGGGCCAACTTCTCCACCGCAGGACCGCCGGGATAGGATAAGCCCAAAACGCGCGCCACTTTATCAAACGCTTCGCCGGCTGCGTCATCGCGGGTGCTGCCTAAAATTTCCAATTTACCATGTTCAGGAATCCGAATCAAATCGGTATGCCCGCCGGAAACCACCAGGCAGAGCGCCGGAAAAGGCAGATCGGGATGTTCCAGAAAATTGGCATAGATATGACCTTCCAGATGATTCACAGCCACTAAAGGTTTCTCTAAAGCGTAAGCCAGCGCCTTGGCGGTAGAGACACCAACCAATAAAGCGCCTACCAAACCCGGTCCGCAAGTGACCGCGATGGCGGTTAAGTCCTGCAGGGTGACCCCGGCTTCCTGCAGCGCTTCCGCAATCACCTGATTGACGACTTCCAAATGCTTGCGGGAGGCAATCTCCGGCACGACACCGCCAAAAAGGCGATGGATGGGAATCTGGGTAGAGATGAGATTGCTCAGCACTTTGCTGCCATTTTGCAGGACAGCTGCTGAAGTTTCATCGCAGGAAGTCTCCAGGCCCAAGATTAATTGACGCCTAGACATCTGCTTTCCCCTCCTCCTCTGCTTCCGGAATCAGCCAATCTTCCCGTATGGCACAGTCATTCATATTACGCTTCCAGAGGATCAGCGCGTCTTCTTTGTTATCGGTATAATAGCCTTCGCGGCAGCCTTCTTCGACAAAACCAAATTGCTGATAAAGCCGCAGGGCCGGCAGATTGCTGCGCCGTACTTCCAAGGTACAGGCGACGATATTACAGCCGCGGGCGTTCGCCAGTAAAACGCTGAGCAATTGCTTGGCCAAGCCCCGCTGCCGCCAGGCGGGATCGACTGCCACGTTGGTAATGTGACCTTCATCAAAGACCAGCCAAATTCCGGCGTACCCCACCACCAATTCCCGGACCGTCACGACCAAATAGTGCGCCAAAGGATTTTTGGTCAACTCCTCCTGAAAAGCGCTTCTGGGCCAGGGCATACTGAAACAACGCTGTTCCAGAGCCATCACCTGATCCAAATCTTCCAGTTTCATGGCGCGGATCTGAAACGTCTCCTGCGCCTTCATCACTTCGTTCATGCTTTCTCCTACTCCTTGGCCAGACGGGCTAAGCGTTTCACTTCCGCTTCCGATTGCCGTAAATACTGCAGTCTCAGGGCAAACAGCGAAGTGTTTTGACCCTTTTGCAGCTTATGGTAACCCAGCGTTCCCAGCATCGCCGGACGCGGCAGACGCTGACAATCGGGCGCCAGGCGGCTGCGATCCCCCAATACTTGCAGCACTGCTTCCCGATACGTCTCCATGGCATCACCGATCGGCCAAACAAGCTCGGGATAGGGCTGGATCATCGCAGCCAGTTCTGTCAGTTTTCGCTGACAAGGTTCGATCAGTGTTTCCAATTGCTGGTCCCGGCGGCGATACAGGGCTGTATAAAATTCACCGCGTCTGGCGTCCAGCAAAGGCAGAATCAACCCATTACCGCCGGCAAATCCGGCAGCCCAGGCTTCCAGAGTCGAGACGCCAACCAGCGGACAGTTCAATCCCTGAGCCAAACCTTTGGCCGTACTCATACCAATCCGTAAACCGGTAAAGGACCCCGGCCCTTCCGTCACCACAATCGCCTCAATCTGCGTAATCGCATAACCTGCTTCCCGCAAGAGAAAATCCAGGGCGGGCAGCAGACGCTGCGAATGGGTCTTTCCCGATGAGATGATACATTCTGCCAAGACGGTTTCATCCTGCAGCAAAGCCAAACCAGAATAACGGGTAGCGGCATCGATAGCAATCAGCAGCATCTGATCAACTCCTTCAGCAAAGACTCATACGGCGCACCGGTGGCAGCCCAGTCGTAATCCCGACCGACCGGTGCATATGAAATTGAAAGCTGCAAATACTCTGTCGGAGCTAAGTGCGGAAATAATCCCATCCATTCCACCAGCACAACCGCTTCGCCGTTCTGCAAT
Above is a window of Negativicutes bacterium DNA encoding:
- a CDS encoding 5-formyltetrahydrofolate cyclo-ligase; the encoded protein is MEDKELRSRILSLRDSLSNETRAAAAAAVAQRLAALPQWQQAKDVMLFVSFRSEIDTRALIELAWSSGKLVAVPRCHPEDRRLEAHRIKSWADLVNSNYGILEPPDCPATKVEPTALDFILIPGSVFDRTGNRMGYGAGFYDRFLLRCRANAPRVAIAYDFQIVEKLQPKPHDQTIDYLLTDSAFYSFFGVNGREQV
- the tsaD gene encoding tRNA (adenosine(37)-N6)-threonylcarbamoyltransferase complex transferase subunit TsaD gives rise to the protein MSRRQLILGLETSCDETSAAVLQNGSKVLSNLISTQIPIHRLFGGVVPEIASRKHLEVVNQVIAEALQEAGVTLQDLTAIAVTCGPGLVGALLVGVSTAKALAYALEKPLVAVNHLEGHIYANFLEHPDLPFPALCLVVSGGHTDLIRIPEHGKLEILGSTRDDAAGEAFDKVARVLGLSYPGGPAVEKLAQAGNPNAYTLPLASINEHQEWSFSGLKTTVINLHHKAEQNGEVFNLADLAASFQQTVVQSLLANVEREMSRHRYASFMLAGGVAANQALRKAMHEIADLYQISFSVPSLTLCTDNGAMIAAAGYYKYLRGETADYYLNAYPDLQLGEAIAAVQEKKKVL
- the rimI gene encoding ribosomal protein S18-alanine N-acetyltransferase; amino-acid sequence: MNEVMKAQETFQIRAMKLEDLDQVMALEQRCFSMPWPRSAFQEELTKNPLAHYLVVTVRELVVGYAGIWLVFDEGHITNVAVDPAWRQRGLAKQLLSVLLANARGCNIVACTLEVRRSNLPALRLYQQFGFVEEGCREGYYTDNKEDALILWKRNMNDCAIREDWLIPEAEEEGKADV
- the tsaB gene encoding tRNA (adenosine(37)-N6)-threonylcarbamoyltransferase complex dimerization subunit type 1 TsaB → MLLIAIDAATRYSGLALLQDETVLAECIISSGKTHSQRLLPALDFLLREAGYAITQIEAIVVTEGPGSFTGLRIGMSTAKGLAQGLNCPLVGVSTLEAWAAGFAGGNGLILPLLDARRGEFYTALYRRRDQQLETLIEPCQRKLTELAAMIQPYPELVWPIGDAMETYREAVLQVLGDRSRLAPDCQRLPRPAMLGTLGYHKLQKGQNTSLFALRLQYLRQSEAEVKRLARLAKE